A stretch of the Nicotiana tabacum cultivar K326 chromosome 6, ASM71507v2, whole genome shotgun sequence genome encodes the following:
- the LOC107825614 gene encoding uncharacterized protein LOC107825614, whose product MDNVLIWNVRSVNTQKAFQRLIKLHRKYNFYLIGLETWQDIDQLEIYRRSLDIKTVVANVNGKIWAFIDEDIDVEVLYDMEQQLNLKLFHRVLGKHLIVTLVYAKCTALERIELWESLYHLASDMMIPWLVGGDFNVILSEEEKYGGLPVSNNEVADFAYCVDTCALYDVGFKGSLYTWWNGRSDDACIFKRIDRYLAIQQFQDMFPSLEVEQLIKYGSDHAPLVFSCNVNTVKDSYLDYERSDSLLSKW is encoded by the exons ATGGATAATGTCTTAATTTGGAATGTGAGGTCAGTGAACACTCAAAAAGCTTTTCAAAGATTAATTAAACTCCATAGGAAGTATAATTTTTATCTGATTGGGTTGGAGACTTGGCAAGACATAGATCAACTTGAGATATATAGAAGAAGCCTGGACATAAAAACTGTGGTTGCTAATGTGAATGGAAAAATCTGGGCTTTCATAGATGAAGATATTGATGTAGAGGTGTTGTATGACATGGAACAACAACTGAATCTTAAGTTATTCCATAGAGTACTAGGTAAACATTTGATTGTGACACTAGTGTATGCTAAGTGTACTGCTTTAGAAAGAATTGAACTATGGGAATCACTGTATCATTTAGCTTCAGACATGATGATTCCTTGGCTAGTAGGAGGTGATTTTAATGTCATTTTATCTGAGGAAGAGAAGTATGGTGGATTGCCAGTATCTAACAATGAAGTAGCAGACTTTGCATATTGTGTTGATACTTGTGCACTGTATGATGTTGGCTTCAAAGGAAGCTTGTACACATGGTGGAATGGAAGATCAGATGATGCATGTATTTTCAAAAGGATAGATAGATATCTAGCTATCCAACAATTTCAAGACATGTTTCCATCATTAGAAGTAGAGCAACTTATCAAATATGGCTCAGACCATGCCCCTTTGGTGTTCTCTTGCAATGTTAACACAGTAAAG GATTCTTACTTGGATTATGAACGCTCTGATTCTCTTTTGTCCAAATGGTAA